A single Atopobiaceae bacterium DNA region contains:
- a CDS encoding NUDIX hydrolase, whose translation MPERRRLVLGDDDPRDDALAEHVLDEQAAWKGRIFTVDRLDVALPDGRKAVRDVVRHCGAVAIVALTEDGRICLVRQYRTALGRVTVEIPAGKLDPGEDPLDCAHRELAEETGLRAGKMAFLTTIASSAGFSDELIHLYMATELTQDESSPDADEFINVDLVDLPELIDAVLDGRIEDAKTVVGALVCDAVAHRLSPEDPSQG comes from the coding sequence ATGCCCGAGCGTCGTCGGCTCGTGCTGGGTGACGACGACCCGCGCGACGATGCGCTGGCCGAGCACGTGCTCGACGAGCAGGCCGCCTGGAAGGGCCGCATCTTCACGGTCGACAGGCTCGACGTGGCGCTTCCCGATGGCCGGAAGGCCGTGCGAGACGTCGTCCGGCACTGTGGTGCCGTCGCCATCGTGGCACTGACGGAGGACGGTCGCATCTGCCTGGTCCGTCAGTACCGCACGGCCCTCGGTCGCGTGACGGTCGAGATTCCGGCTGGCAAGCTCGACCCGGGCGAGGACCCGCTCGACTGTGCCCACCGCGAGCTTGCGGAGGAGACGGGCCTCCGGGCGGGGAAGATGGCCTTCCTCACCACGATCGCGAGCTCGGCGGGCTTCTCGGACGAGCTCATCCATCTCTACATGGCGACCGAGCTCACGCAGGACGAGTCGAGCCCTGACGCCGACGAGTTCATCAACGTCGACCTCGTCGACCTTCCTGAGCTCATCGATGCCGTCCTCGACGGTCGCATCGAGGATGCCAAGACCGTGGTCGGCGCGCTCGTCTGCGATGCCGTGGCGCATCGCCTGAGTCCGGAGGACCCCTCGCAAGGCTAG
- a CDS encoding bifunctional hydroxymethylpyrimidine kinase/phosphomethylpyrimidine kinase: MTHASNLYLYKRNGSYIPRVAAVHDLCGYGKCSLGVAIPVLSAAGCDVCPVPTSLFSAHTKFPEFYMHDTTSMLSDYLDAWVKEGIELDAIYSGFLGAADQVACITRLYREHPKALRVVDPVMGDAGQMYPTYTPELCQAMSELVDGADVLTPNLTEASILTGTDYAGQDVDNAYIHTMIDKLLGMGAKNVVLKGIVRGDGKIRNYLACTEALDNGYGVNGTGIVEIDEDVLPYMLHGTGDLYCSGLLAAIMAGRSIQDATEFAGRLVIDAMKVTREQPDYEVRGVSFESVLGDVTDLLR, translated from the coding sequence ATGACCCATGCAAGCAACCTCTACCTCTACAAGCGAAATGGCTCGTACATTCCTCGCGTCGCCGCGGTTCATGACCTGTGCGGCTATGGGAAGTGCTCGCTCGGCGTCGCCATCCCCGTGCTCTCGGCAGCAGGATGCGACGTCTGCCCCGTGCCCACGTCCCTCTTCTCGGCACACACCAAGTTCCCTGAGTTCTACATGCACGACACCACGTCCATGCTGTCCGACTACCTCGACGCCTGGGTGAAGGAGGGTATCGAGCTCGACGCCATCTACTCCGGCTTCCTCGGTGCCGCTGACCAGGTCGCCTGCATCACGCGTCTCTACCGCGAGCATCCCAAGGCGCTCCGCGTGGTCGACCCCGTCATGGGCGATGCCGGCCAGATGTATCCCACCTACACCCCCGAGCTCTGCCAGGCCATGAGCGAGCTGGTCGACGGTGCCGACGTGCTCACCCCCAACCTCACCGAGGCCTCGATTCTCACGGGAACCGACTACGCCGGCCAGGACGTCGACAACGCCTACATCCACACCATGATCGACAAGCTCCTGGGCATGGGTGCCAAGAACGTCGTCCTCAAGGGCATCGTCCGCGGTGACGGCAAGATACGGAACTACCTCGCCTGCACCGAGGCCCTTGACAACGGCTATGGCGTCAACGGCACCGGCATCGTCGAGATCGACGAGGACGTCCTGCCCTACATGCTCCACGGCACCGGCGACCTCTACTGCTCCGGACTCCTCGCCGCCATCATGGCAGGCAGGAGCATCCAGGACGCCACCGAGTTCGCCGGCCGCCTCGTCATCGACGCCATGAAGGTCACGCGCGAGCAGCCTGACTACGAAGTGCGCGGCGTGAGCTTCGAGTCCGTCCTCGGCGACGTCACCGACCTGCTTCGCTGA
- the purE gene encoding 5-(carboxyamino)imidazole ribonucleotide mutase produces the protein MAEPVVGIIMGSKSDMPAMEACTKELDELGVPYELVVASAHRAPDKVREWASTAADRGLKVIIAAAGKAAHLGGVVAAFTPLPIVGVPMKTSDLGGMDSLLSMVQMPSGVPVACVAIGGAKNAAIYATQIIGATDPEYREKIIELKRQMAEA, from the coding sequence ATGGCAGAGCCCGTCGTAGGCATCATCATGGGATCGAAGTCCGACATGCCGGCCATGGAGGCGTGCACGAAGGAGCTTGACGAGCTGGGCGTCCCCTATGAGCTCGTGGTCGCATCGGCGCACCGTGCCCCCGACAAGGTCCGTGAGTGGGCCTCCACCGCTGCCGATCGTGGCCTCAAGGTCATCATCGCCGCGGCGGGCAAGGCGGCGCACCTCGGCGGTGTCGTGGCGGCCTTCACGCCCCTGCCCATCGTGGGTGTGCCCATGAAGACGAGTGACCTCGGTGGGATGGACTCGCTGCTCTCGATGGTGCAGATGCCCTCTGGCGTTCCGGTGGCCTGCGTGGCCATCGGCGGCGCCAAGAACGCGGCCATCTATGCCACGCAGATCATCGGCGCGACGGATCCCGAGTACCGCGAGAAGATCATCGAGCTCAAGCGCCAGATGGCAGAGGCCTAG
- a CDS encoding GatB/YqeY domain-containing protein: protein MQKAELLDQIKEAMKAHDKVRLSILRQVNQAVKQIEVDERRDVTEADITAAVKKLQKVTGEELDALHKAGDDAHADRIAELSSQAQILDGLLPAQLDGAMLETEVDHVIDELGLSGRRDMGRLMGELATRTNGNFDKPAAAAYAGKKLG, encoded by the coding sequence ATGCAGAAGGCAGAGCTGCTCGACCAGATCAAGGAGGCCATGAAGGCCCACGACAAGGTGCGCCTCTCCATCCTGCGCCAGGTCAACCAGGCCGTGAAGCAGATCGAGGTCGACGAACGCCGCGACGTCACCGAGGCCGACATCACGGCCGCGGTGAAGAAGCTGCAGAAGGTCACCGGCGAGGAGCTCGACGCCCTCCACAAGGCAGGCGACGATGCCCATGCCGATCGCATCGCGGAGCTCTCGAGCCAGGCCCAGATCCTCGACGGGCTCCTTCCGGCGCAGCTCGACGGTGCCATGCTCGAGACCGAGGTCGACCATGTGATCGATGAGCTCGGCCTTTCCGGCCGTCGTGACATGGGCCGTCTCATGGGTGAGCTCGCCACGCGTACGAACGGCAACTTCGACAAGCCGGCCGCCGCGGCCTATGCCGGCAAGAAGCTCGGCTAG
- a CDS encoding class B sortase: protein MASHLKNVSRAPDPAGPTSVQSPLPAYADASSAASPSPKPDKPKRSKSRIISNILIALGIILLLVAAGMWGYAQWQYGQQDQENEKLAEYATVSDDASTAPVIDWATLKATYPDVVGWIYVPGTVINYPVFQSSDNDHYLNTNADGIYGVGGQIFMDYQNTAPGMVDQQTIIYGHHLKNGSMFKQVADMADQGFFDSITTVWYCTEAQNYELEPLLVYYTNPDDQNVRRFSFTSQEEFRTYLDGLLGSSVAHVGSADSIIGGASHALTLSTCNYIDGYGRTILVCVPKSEANAALNATS from the coding sequence ATGGCCTCTCACCTCAAGAATGTGTCCCGGGCCCCCGATCCTGCGGGACCTACGTCCGTCCAGTCGCCGTTGCCGGCCTACGCCGATGCCTCATCGGCCGCCAGTCCGTCACCGAAGCCCGACAAGCCCAAGAGGTCGAAGTCCCGCATCATCTCGAACATACTCATCGCGCTCGGCATCATCCTGCTCCTGGTGGCTGCCGGCATGTGGGGCTATGCACAGTGGCAGTACGGTCAGCAGGACCAGGAGAACGAGAAGCTTGCCGAGTATGCCACCGTCTCCGACGATGCCTCGACGGCCCCGGTCATCGACTGGGCCACGTTGAAGGCGACCTACCCGGACGTCGTCGGCTGGATCTACGTACCTGGCACCGTCATCAACTATCCCGTGTTCCAATCGTCCGACAACGACCACTACCTCAACACCAACGCCGACGGCATCTACGGCGTGGGTGGCCAGATCTTCATGGACTATCAGAACACCGCTCCTGGCATGGTCGACCAGCAGACCATCATCTATGGGCACCACCTCAAGAACGGGTCGATGTTCAAGCAGGTCGCCGACATGGCCGACCAAGGCTTCTTCGATTCGATCACCACGGTCTGGTACTGCACGGAGGCCCAGAACTACGAGCTCGAGCCCCTGCTCGTCTACTACACCAATCCTGACGACCAGAACGTGCGCAGGTTCTCGTTCACCTCGCAGGAGGAGTTCCGGACCTACCTCGATGGCCTGCTGGGATCCTCGGTGGCACATGTGGGATCGGCCGATTCCATCATCGGGGGCGCCTCTCACGCCCTCACGCTCTCGACCTGCAACTACATCGATGGCTATGGGCGCACCATCCTGGTGTGCGTCCCGAAGTCAGAGGCGAACGCCGCGCTCAACGCGACGAGCTAG